The following are from one region of the Peromyscus leucopus breed LL Stock chromosome 18, UCI_PerLeu_2.1, whole genome shotgun sequence genome:
- the Il23a gene encoding interleukin-23 subunit alpha has translation MLDCRAVLLLWLLPWTAQGLAVPRSSSPDWAQCQQLSRNLCTLAWSAHPPVGHTDTLREEDEEPRNDVPRIQCGDGCDPQGLKDNSQFCLQRIHQGLVFYKQLLDSDIFTGEPSLLPDDPVGQLHTSLLGLSQLLQPKDRHWESEQMPSLRPSQQWQRPLLRSKILRSLQAFVAIAARVFAHGAATLTEPLMPSA, from the exons ATGCTGGATTGCAGAGCTGtactgctgctgtggctgctgccctGGACGGCTCAGGGCCTGGCTGTGCCTAGGAGCAGCAGCCCTGACTGGGCGCAATGCCAACAGCTGTCTCGGAATCTCTGCACACTGGCCTGGAGTGCACACCCACCAGTGGGACACACG GATACACTAAGAGAAGAAGACGAAGAGCCTAGAAATGATGTCCCCCGTATCCAGTGTGGGGATGGTTGTGATCCCCAAGGACTCAAGGACAACAGCCAG ttCTGCCTGCAAAGAATCCACCAAGGTCTGGttttttataagcagctgctgGACTCAGACATCTTCACAGGGGAGCCTTCTCTGCTCCCCGATGACCCCGTGGGCCAGCTTCATACCTCCCTACTGGGCCTCAGCCAACTCCTCCAG CCAAAGGATCGCCACTGGGAGAGCGAACAGATGCCTAGCCTGAGGCCCAGCCAGCAGTGGCAGCGCCCCCTTCTCCGCTCCAAGATCCTCCGAAGCCTTCAGGCCTTTGTGGCGATAGCTGCCCGGGTCTTTGCCCACGGAGCAGCCACCCTGACTGAGCCCTTAATGCCATCAGCTTAA